Part of the Trypanosoma brucei gambiense DAL972 chromosome 8, complete sequence genome, CTCAATCCACATCGGTGGGAGCGGCATACCGTCGACACACGGTCGGGGGTAAACGTCAACAGTGGTAAATTTAGTGACATGCTCCTCTTAGAGGCGGAGCGACAACAGCCTCCTCAGATCCACGGTTACGAACCCACGAGGGGTGCACGTGCAGCCCTCCGCAAACTGGCCGCTATGCGGGATGGGCGTTCGATACCGATGTCGCGGCTGGTTGCGGTTTACTGTGACGTTTTGGTTTCACAAAGCGGAACCCGCGGTGTTGCAGTTACCGTGGACAAAGAAACTGATATTGGGGGGAAATGCGTGTCGCTGCCTGAAGGGAGTGATAGTACGAGTGATATAGATAGTGTAACAGCCCTTGCCGCACTCCTTGATGACAAAGACGTGTTTCTTGAGGAATACAAACAACTATTAGCGCGCCGTTTGATAATCTTGTCGTCTTCATTGTCACTTTCTCCCTCAGCACTTCCCACAGAGCTGTGTACGAAACCTAATGCAGAGTCCGAACACGCTATGATTCGTGAACTGCGAAGAACCTTTGGGCGGACTTCAACCCTAACCCTGAAGATGATGTTGCACGACTACACCCTAAGCTGCGCCATGGGGAGTGCATTTCGTCAAACCCCTTCTGCGCAGCAACTGAAATCCGGGATAAATGTTCAAGTGATCACCGGTGCGCGGTGGCCAACATACAGCACAGTGCCTCTCTTACCTTGCACTTCACTCGCAGCAGCCATATCAACATTCAGCACATACTACGCTGCGGCACATCCATTACGAACGCTCTCCTGGATACACTCGCAGGGTACCGCTAACCTTGAGGCCTTGTTTCCAAATGGTTCGAAGGAAATTGTAGCAGATACGATACAGTCGAATATCCTTATTCTGTTGAGTGATGCATACAATACCGTGCGACGCAACCGTGACAGTGAGAGTCGGAGAGGAGTGAGTGAAGGTGAGTCGACAAAACGCTATTTAACTGGGCAAGAAATTGCTTCTGCCATGGGGATGAGTTTTGAGAACCTTTACGCCTACCTTAACCAGCTTGTACACCATACGAGTTACAAGCTAATTACCCGGGTGCCATCCCCTAACCCTGATCCCGCTGTTGATCCAAATGAGGCATCGGTGCGTCCAGAATATGGCTACACTATTAACGTGGATTTTAAGCACAGTTCAAACAGTTTTAGGCTTCCAGTCCCTCATCCACGCTGGAATCAGAAGGCATCTGGGGGCCATCGTGTGGTTGGTGCGGATGCCATGGCTGCTTCACAGACATTCGCTCTGGTGACTGAAAGCACGCGACGCCTACAGGTTGACGCTGCTATTGTGCGGACCATGAAACGGCACCGTTCACTCCCTTATCATGAATTGATGAGCACGACGGTGCAGGAGCTCTCGCGGTTCTTCGTCCCCAGCACCCAATTCGTGAAGGTGCAGGTAGAAGGTCTCATAGCACGAGAGTTTTTGAAGCGAAACGAAGCAAATTCACAATTACTCGAGTACGTTGTGTGAGGGTCGTAACATCAACATGGTGGTTTCGGTTGTAGGGCACTGGCTGCGCAACAAAATTCGTGGTTTGCTGAGGCGGAgtattttgtttcgtttcgtCTTCCTTTGGGCGACTGCTTTGTATGTTATGTGTACTACCACGGCAGTATTATTCTGCACACCtgtatttttaattttttacttCCTGCGGTTGCAGCACTCATGGAGTTTTTGGAAACTACTTCCTTTCCCATTTGTTTCAACTTACTTTGCACCAAACGATTTTCTCACATTGCAAAaatatcatatttttttttttaaaagaaaaaggttgcGCCCCACCGACACTATTATTTGCGTATAGTTGCTCTTGTCGGCGGTGTTTGTGGGGACGACGGGACCTAACCATCGAAAGGTAACGGGCGACGGGAGGTGCGACAGGGTTTAGTTGACACGTTGAGGGAGCCATGCTCAGAACTCGCTTGTCACTTGTCAGATTCAGTTTCCCACAGAGCACATTACGCCGGTGCTTCACACGGGGAAGCGAGGCGAGGAGGCCCACTTGCAACGGTGCACTGCCGAATACATGCCACTGGTCATTGTTGCGACACAATAGCAATGGTAGCGATGCAAGTAAAGGTTCGGCGGCGATGGAGGAGATAGCACCAGAGATGGTGACAATAGAAATTCTACCAGTGGAGGGGGATTATCCCCTCCAAACTGACGGAGACTGTGACCGCAGCGGTGGGAGTTCGCACAATAGTCGCGGCAGCGATGGCACGACTGGCGGTGTGGACGTTGCATCCAAACGcatgcagcaacagcaatatTGGGATGTAACGAGCATCGATCACTTTTCTAAGAGCCGGGTGCTAAACTACGTCCGCCGGACCGGTAATCAATCCGCTAATGTTTTTGACATCAGTGAGGAGCAGATGTTTGGGAAAACGGTCTACCGCGCGCGGTGCAAACTGCCGCTGCCTGCTCCGCATCATTTATACCTAGCTGAAGGCGTAGGTGAGGATGAGCGAGATGCGGTATTACTTGCTGCAATGCACGCGGAACGTGTGTGTGATGCGTTGGGTGTTCCGCTTTTCCGTCTACCACTCATGCAGAAAAAGCATGCGGATAATGCACGGCGGCAGGGGCGTTATGCACCCATACCTGGGGATCCCATCAAACCGGAGAATACAATTACACCACCACCTCTGCGGATGGTCTCGGTCCCTAACTGTCAGGCGAAGTCAGAAGTAAAACAGGTCTTTTCTTCGTCGATTGCCGAAGCGGAAATTATCAGTGATGACGGCCCACCTGGTGTCCGTTCTTCTTATGCAGCTGGAAGGAAACTAGAGTCTGTAAGAACAGCAGCACCTGCATCTGGCAGTACTCTCCCAACTGCTGTTGCcgataataagaaaaaagaagaggagattGAGGAAGATATGGATGGAGGGAGCAGCGAAACTTTATACCACACGACAGTGCACTACCCATGGCTCACCCCCAGCGGACGAGAGGGTATTGGAGATGGAGTAACGGGGACGGTAGCGGGATCGATGAGTATTCCCCCGGCATCTGCCGCCTTTGACCCGACAGAGGGTGGGCTGTGGCAGATGGTTAACACAACTTCTACTCGGTGCTCCCCTTCCCCAGATGCGCTGTTGTTGCCGTGTGTATACGAGGCAGCAGCACACGGGCGAATGAAGGATCACTTTCTTCAACAAGGAATGTCCCTCAAGGATCGCGTAACTTTCACCCATGTGGCCGTCGCCAATCACTCGACGCGGATGTACGTAGCGGAACTCTTCCTCCATGACACTGTAGTGGCGCGTGGCAAGGCACAGACAAAGGAGTGTGCGGAGCATCTTGCGGCTATGCATGGGGAATTGCTTCTGGATGCTCTCGCTCGACCTCTTTTCCCTCAGGACCCTGAGCGTCAAGCGCGGCACGCTGAAGCCGTCGCACGGTTTGGTCGTTGGGCCCCAAACCCCAAGACGGGTGACTTGCAACACCCGCGTCTGCACGACGTATTGCCCTTACCCCTGAAGCAACAAGTgggtggtgatgatgtgtGGATGGACCCAATGGTCTTGCGGCGCTGCGGTTACCAACGCAGCATGAGTGAGCGAATGATATCTTCACACATTGAAATCAATAACTACTGTGGGGATTACATTGAGGCAAACCCCGACCCCGCTCTGTTAGAGGAGGCACGGCGGGCGCTGGAAGTGTGGCAACGTGATGTTGCCCGCAATCCGCATCCCGATTTGTTTGTAATCACCCGTATGGGTGACCAATTCCGTGCGAGTACTCTACTTCCTGTCCCCAAGGAATTTGGCATTCGTGGGGGAAATGGAGTGGGAAAAACGATGGAGCAAGCGATGGATTTATGCGCCCTACATGCTGTGGATACACTCTGCGCACTTGGTGTTCCCCTCTTTACAAACCGCAAGAAACAGGAGGCATTTGTTGAAGCAAGACGGAAAAGGGGGCTCGTAACCGCGGACGTCATGGGAGGtttgaagcaaaaaaacgGGCTGGTCGCCATTATTGCCCCGTCACTACGATCAGAGGGTGATACAGCATCAGCGAACGCTTCGGTGGGGTGCGCTGTCGCCGCGGGTGGCAGCGATCgggtgaagaaggagagacCCCCTTATTTGCCTGGTTACATGGTTGAGGGCAACCAGCCACGACCGCTGCCGCACATCTGCGATACGCTTCGTATACTACAACTGCGCATCCCGGAAGACTTCACAGTGTATGGGGAAGGGCTTACCGATGAGTCCATTATAGAGGTAGGCAATGAGGCGAAGGTATGCGTTCAGAATTACCTGAGACAGCATTTACCAAAGAATGCCAATGTGAATGCGTCTGTTTACATAACGGGCTATGGCAGGCAGGTTAGTGTTCACAATATTGCCTACCTTCCACTTGTTTTGCCGCGACGGAGAGAAGGTGCAGTAGGGAGGGGCAAAGTTGTTGGTGAGGACACAAGCACCAAAAATTCCACGCCATCAGTAGCAAAAACAGCGGATGGTGagttaaaagaaagaaaggaatcaAAGGGTGCGGAAGGCGCCGCTACAACGTCGCTTTGTGTGACAGGCAAGAcaggaagtgaagaagttGAGTCGTCTCAGGTCCACAGCGGGGGGACGCAAGATGGGGTGGAGAACCCTAAAGAGCGTGGGGAACCAACAGAGCGTCTTCTGGCGATTGGAATTTCGcttaaaaagaaggatgcagagagagtgtgttatCTTCATGCTGTTGACATTCTCCGAAAGAATGGTGTGGATGTGCTCTCAACCTACCGTGCGGGGCTTCCACGCCGCAAGGGATTGCAATCACCAACACAATCTCCCTCAACAGCGGGAGAGGAAACGAggggcggtggtggtggtgcggtGGCAGACGTAGCGACTTCAACCAAGCCCATGGTGAAGTGCAACGAAGAGTGTAAGAAGCCTCAAACTGGCGGGGAGTCGGGGCAGCCACCAGCACTTCCCAAGCCGTACATGCATAAGCTCATGAAAAACTTCATGGAAAGCGGAAAGCATTATACACCGCCAAAGCGACGATCATCTCCCAGTCCTCACTCACCCTTTTGAGGGGTGTGTTCACTCAGTGGGAGGAGGGTTTTGGTATTTACATGAGTTGTGGCAGGAGGAAGTGGTGAACATTATCGACGCCGCAATCCAACGAGTTGTTGTTGACGGTGACGTGCGCatcttctcctcttttcaaTCACATTATGATATATCATGAATGAGGATCAAAGCGACTCACAGACacgcactttttttttcacagaaAATTATGACGTGGGAATAGTGACGGCGAAATGTATGAAAAGGGACTAATGGTGAAGGAGAGGAGCCATTGGACGCAAGAAGGAATGTCCTCTTTGGTTTCCTCCAAGACACCCGTTACAGAAGTGGTGCAGGAGTTAAGGTCTGAAAATGCTCTTGCTGTTGGCGCGATGCCCCAGCCACTTAAATTGGCTACCGTCTATGTGTCCTCATCGTTCCAACTAACGGTGTCTCGCCGCTGgctgtttttgctttcccgGCTTTTTTGCAATACATGTTTGGGTGTGAGTTCGTGAttgaacatatatatatatatatttttttttctgtgcgtCCTTCTCTTTATCTCCTACgagggaaacaaataaaaaggtaTTGAGTGTTCTCAGCGAGGGGGCCGAGTAGCACCAAAGCGCCCAGTGGCCAATAATGTCCTTGTCATCCACAACAATCAACTGTCTTGGTTGCACAACCACACAAGGTTCAACCGCCTCCGGTACGCAGTATGTTAGCCACAGACACCGACTGCAGCGGACCTCCTGCTGGATGGAGCTCGCATGTTTTAACGGTTTCCCAGAAACCCCATCCCTCTCCGGGTCTTTAGTTCAGCAACGTCATAATTTGCTGGACTCTGTCAAATCCGCGGGGCCTCCGGGGCCTGTCTTTCGCGTGGAATTTGAACTTTTTGATGATGAATCGCCCAAGACTTGTGCGAACTTCAGGAATTTGTGCGCAGGGCGCACAACCAGCCGGAAGGGTGAGACATACTGGTTCCAGGGTGTCGTGCCTTCCTACCGCGGGACATACTTTCACAAGATTATTCCACAATTCTGCGCTCAAGGCGGGGACCTCACCATGCGGGTAGACAATGGCGCGAATCATTTGAGTAGCTTCGGTCGCGGTTGGTTCGCGGATGAGTATAAGCGACGGCGGATGAACGAAGTCGGGCTCTTGGCGATGGCCAACAACGGACCCAACAGCAACGGCTCGCAATTTTTCATAACCACGTCTGACTCAAATGAGAAGGCGCTCAACGGTCGTCACGTTTGCTTTGGCCGAGTGGTGCAGGGCCTGAAGGAGTTCATGCATGAGGTTGCTCCCTTTGGCGACAGTGCTGGCTATCCATCACGTTTTATTGTCGTTACGGACTGCGGGGAAGGGCCACTACCAGCTACGCTCGGCTCCACATTGCCGGATAAAACACCTGCAGCTGATATTAGCGAAGAAGGAGCTCGGGAAGGCGGGAGGGTGTCGGTGAAGTCCCCTTCCGGCGGGTAGTTCGGCTGAAAGGGATGCTCTGATTTTTCCATAATTGCAGGATATCACTTCCGTGTTTCCCTTCGTCCTGACTGTGACACTGTGGCGCATTGGCTTCACCGCTCAGGGTGCGGTGAAAATAGAATGTAACAAGCGGAAACATTGTGTATGTGCTGTCGGTGTTTATCCACCATGGCTTGATTTCTAATGTACAGAGGCCCCTGTGGATGGGTTGCAAAAGCAATTAACTATAGGCAAagcttgaaaaaaaataataatattaatcaGTAGTAGCAGCCCGCCTTCGTTCTTACCCCCTTTATTCTCACGACCACGTGCATCTtccattcctctttttcgctttttttttttggtacaGCAGAAGTAGGGCCTCGGTAGGAGGACAGATCGTAGCCAGGCGGTGTGCGGTCAAGCGAAACGCAGGCACCTACCAGATTTCAAAATACCCGTGAGGGTGTCTCGGCATGGATCCGCACCCAACGCCACTGAATCCCGATGCCACATGGGATGACAATGGCTTACTATTTACGCTCCTGATGGGTGTTTTTGCATTTATAGGACTCGGTGCCGTTAGTGCTTTCACAGTGTATGCACCATCGATGTGGTTGCGCCGTGTCTTTCGGTTAAATCATACTgctgttgttcttgttgagGAAGAGCCCCTTGGTGGTGATGTGGAGACACTCCAGGCTCCCGATGACAAGGAACCGCGATATCGGAGAGTTGGATGTGCTCTTCCTTATCCATGCTCACTGTTCGTTTTACCCAGTTGGAAGTGCTGGCTGAGTGTAGAGGAAGCAGTGGAGGGTCTGGAAAATGTTTTTAAACCTTTAGTCGATTCAGAAAGTGGTAACCCCGCGGGTATCGGCGACAACGCAGACGACAGGGGAAGCGCAgtgggtgatgatgatgagacGGCTCCACTTACTCGGGACCACATTTCCAGTGAGTACCCGGCCACAGTTGAGGTTGACATAGAGGGTGTTTCCTCTGGAAGTCCAGTAGGCAACGTGCCGTCCCGGACGAATAGCGCGCCAAAAACACCATTGGACCCGCATGTTGCGGTCTACCTGTACTTCCTGAAGTTGTTCTCGACCGTGTTTATCCTAGGTTCTTGCATCAATTTGTGGATCTGTGTCCTGGCGGGAACAGACGATTATCGGGAGAAGAGTATGGTAAGCATGGATGAGAAGCATTGTGGCGCGCAAGGGAGTAACAGAACTGGGTGCATGGAACTCATGCCGTACTGCCACTACACGGATGCAGACACCTGCGTTCCTGTGCCCCTTCACGGTATTTATGATCTGACAATGAGGAACATTACACCGAACAGCTGGCGTTTGTGGTTTGTGGCTCTCCTTGATATggcgttttgtttgttttttattgcgGCCATCGTCTATTACCTCCGGAAGGTGGATAAATATGTTGAAACAGTGATGCGACACCAGATGGAGTGCGCAGTTGGCCATCGAGTAGCGATTGTTGGCGGGTTAAAAGGGAGGGTATTAACGGAGGCGGCGTTTCGGCGACGCTATCTTCAGGAGGACTCGTACTTTGGTCCTAACAGGCGTGGCGTGAATACCTTTCGCTATCCAGTCGCTGTCGCAAATGCGCTCATGGGTGGAACACTGAGCGTTGATGACGGCGACACGTATCATCAGTATGATTGCGGCGGATTGAGTTGTATCTTTTCGTCTTGTTTTTTCACTCGGTACAAAACAACACGGTCAAACGCCGTTTTCCTGCAAGATGGGAGCGTTCGGCGCATGCTATTCCCACGTGACCCACCACCCGGTATGTACACCTATATGGACAAAACTGAGGAAGCGATGGAGGGCCTGCAGGAGGCCGTCGCCGATTACAAGGTTTTTCACAAGTTAGCGAATCACGTGAGTTACAAGAAGCGGCAGGAGTTGCACAAAAAACTGCTTCTCGTGCGTGCTTCTTTCCCGTTCTGTTTCAGCATGATATCCAAAGTTGACTACTGGAAAAAGGCCTTCATTGAGCGGGCAACAAAGCTGAATCGTTTTGTAGATGAGGTACCTGCTAGGAAACCTAAGGGGATTGCTTATGTTGTGTTTGACAATCCACTCGCAGCCTACGAGTTTGTAAACCTTTTTTACGCCCAGCACAGAGGAGCTTCAGGCACATGGGCGGCCATTGCAGGCCCCCCTAATGGCATAATCGAAATGAACATAACAACGAACCGACAAGTGGGCTGGGTGCGGCGTATTGTGGTCGCtgtgatatatattttaatgttgctgttttggTCTGTCCCTGTCGGTTTTCTGAGTTCCATTGACAATATTTCCAAAATCCCCGGAATGGGATGGCTCTCTCGAGATTCTTCCAAGTTGCCTGAAAATGTACGAAGTGCTATCGCAGCCCTCCTACCGGTTGGTGTGCTCGCGTTGTTTAACATAGCACTCCCTTATATTGTCCGCATTCTTGCCATTGCCATGGGGGTAATAAACATGTACGAGCGTGAGGAGTGTGCATTACACCTACAGTACCTTTTCATGGTCCTTACTGGTGTCATATTTCAGGCTCCGCTTCAAAACGGCATGGAAGAGTTGAACCGCTTGATTACAGAAATATCGCGCGATAGCATTGCAAAGCTTTTCGTAACTTTTGTAACTCCGGAGGGAGGTTATTGGTACACAAAGGTTGTTATGGGCTTGTGTGTATCCACATGGGTTGCATTTCTCAACCCTGGGACACTGACTCTGGTTGTGCTACAGCACAAGCTGGCGAACGTGCAGCGTGTGTACAACGAACTCTTTGGTCCTTGTCTGTTCGAGTGGCCGCACCTGTACAGCTTCGATCTTTCCCTATTAGCCATGGggcttctcttccacatgaCTGTTCCGttgctttcgttttttgttgGCATCTACTTCGTTGTGCGCTACTTTACGCAGCGTGGCATGCTGTACGACCGTTACCGCCCTGAAAATCATCCGCGTCAGGACTGCACCCCATTCGGTGCGGCAGGAATGGTTATTCGTGCAGCTTGTTGGTTGTATTGCTTAGGCGCAGTTGGCGGGGTGTTGTTCATGAACGAATTGGATCATTTGGGTGGACTACTCATTTGTTCTGTTTCGTTTACCCTGAGTGTGATCCTGTTGGCCTACACACACATCACAACTC contains:
- a CDS encoding PPIase, putative; translation: MSLSSTTINCLGCTTTQGSTASGTQYVSHRHRLQRTSCWMELACFNGFPETPSLSGSLVQQRHNLLDSVKSAGPPGPVFRVEFELFDDESPKTCANFRNLCAGRTTSRKGETYWFQGVVPSYRGTYFHKIIPQFCAQGGDLTMRVDNGANHLSSFGRGWFADEYKRRRMNEVGLLAMANNGPNSNGSQFFITTSDSNEKALNGRHVCFGRVVQGLKEFMHEVAPFGDSAGYPSRFIVVTDCGEGPLPATLGSTLPDKTPAADISEEGAREGGRVSVKSPSGG